A single genomic interval of Sander lucioperca isolate FBNREF2018 chromosome 9, SLUC_FBN_1.2, whole genome shotgun sequence harbors:
- the cx47.1 gene encoding connexin 47.1: MSWSFLTRLLEEIHNHSTFVGKVWLTVLIIFRIVLTAVGGESIYSDEQTKFTCNTKQPGCDNVCYDAFAPLSHVRFWVFQIIMISTPSIMYMGYAIHKIARSTELDRRKQLRLRKKPSPLSRWKESHHLEDVLEEDEDDDAEPMIYEDILKVQEAKPVPVSSTSKDPPKHDGRRRIMQEGLMRIYVLQLMSRAIFEIAFLAGQYLLYGFQVSPSYVCNRVPCPHRVDCFISRPTEKTIFLLIMYVVSCLCLVLNVCEMLHLGIGTFRDTLRMKRNGRRTSYGYPFSRNIPASPPGYNLVMKTDKPSRIPNSLITHEQNMANVAQEQQCTSPDENIPSDLVSLHRHLRVAQEQLDMAFQTYQTKNNQQTSRTSSPVSGGTMAEQNRVNTVQEKQGARPKSATEKAATIVKNGKTSVWI; this comes from the coding sequence ATGAGCTGGAGCTTTCTCACTCGTCTCCTGGAAGAGATCCACAACCACTCCACCTTTGTGGGGAAAGTGTGGCTGACTGTGCTCATCATCTTCCGCATTGTGCTCACAGCGGTTGGAGGCGAGTCCATCTACTCCGACGAGCAGACCAAGTTCACCTGCAATACCAAGCAGCCAGGTTGTGACAACGTATGCTATGATGCCTTTGCCCCGCTCTCGCACGTCCGCTTCTGGGTCTTCCAGATCATCATGATCTCCACTCCTTCTATTATGTACATGGGTTACGCCATCCACAAGATAGCCCGAAGTACAGAGTTGGATCGCAGGAAGCAACTCAGGCTCCGCAAAAAGCCTTCTCCTCTCTCCAGATGGAAAGAAAGCCACCATCTGGAGGATGTCttagaggaggatgaagatgaCGATGCTGAGCCCATGATCTATGAGGATATACTGAAGGTGCAGGAGGCCAAGCCCGTACCAGTGAGCAGCACTAGCAAAGACCCACCAAAACATGATGGCCGCCGAAGAATTATGCAAGAAGGCCTGATGAGAATCTATGTTCTTCAGCTCATGTCGCGAGCTATTTTTGAAATCGCTTTCCTTGCAGGACAGTATCTCCTCTATGGTTTTCAAGTCAGTCCTTCATATGTATGTAACAGGGTCCCCTGTCCACACCGAGTGGACTGTTTCATCTCCAGGCCCACAGAGAAAACaatcttcctcctcatcatgTATGTGGTAAGCTGTCTTTGTCTAGTGCTAAATGTGTGTGAGATGCTTCACTTGGGAATTGGCACTTTTCGGGACACCCTTCGCATGAAGAGGAACGGCCGACGGACGTCCTACGGCTACCCGTTTTCTCGAAACATCCCAGCCTCTCCTCCGGGGTACAACCTGGTGATGAAGACAGACAAACCTAGCAGGATCCCCAACAGCCTCATCACCCACGAGCAGAACATGGCCAATGTAGCCCAGGAGCAGCAGTGCACCAGCCCAGATGAGAACATCCCTTCTGATTTGGTAAGCCTACACCGGCACCTACGGGTTGCCCAAGAACAGCTCGATATGGCCTTTCAAACAtatcaaaccaaaaacaaccaaCAAACCTCCAGAACCAGCAGTCCTGTATCTGGGGGTACAATGGCGGAGCAAAATCGCGTCAATACAGTCCAGGAGAAACAAGGAGCAAGGCCGAAATCAGCCACAGAGAAGGCGGCAACCATTGTTAAAAATGGAAAGACCTCTGTCTGGATCTAG
- the iba57 gene encoding putative transferase CAF17 homolog, mitochondrial — translation MGLLCFARRAFTSARKYPGRYLCVTFLSGVLAPAGIRVKRYSQQTVQRHVPGQFVCYHLPHRTLLKIQGQDTSPFLQGIITNDMGLLEVPGLSAMYSHMLNVQGRTLYEIMLYSLKETDAGQGVFLECDSTIKDSILRHLKMYKLRRKVNINHCPEFSVWAVLSKKKNAGHEASKLELSSPDKVLVWEADPRTQEMGWRLVLESQIDPLDIIASCQKGDTEEYHRHRYAIGLPEGVKDLPPGVALPLESNLAYMQGISFSKGCYIGQELTARTHHTGVVRKRLMPVRSSIPVQGLEEGAVLQTQSGKPAGKHRAGVGELGLSLIRMAHAKEVLTLKSSDDTTVTLEASVPDWWPKDVKIN, via the exons ATGGGGTTGTTGTGTTTCGCCAGGAGAGCGTTCACGTCCGCCAGAAAATACCCCGGGCGGTATTTGTGCGTCACGTTTCTCTCCGGTGTTTTAGCTCCAGCAGGTATCCGTGTCAAAAGGTATAGCCAGCAGACTGTCCAGAGACATGTCCCTGGACAGTTTGTGTGCTATCACCTACCTCACAGGACCTTACTTAAAATCCAGGGACAAGACACGAGCCCGTTTCTTCAGGGGATTATAACCAATGACATGGGGCTGCTGGAGGTGCCTGGACTCTCAGCCATGTACTCACATATGCTAAATGTACAAGGAAGAACACTATATGAGATCATGTTGTACAG TCTAAAAGAAACTGATGCAGGACAAGGCGTTTTCCTGGAGTGTGACAGCACAATTAAGGACTCAATCTtgagacatttgaagatgtACAAGCTCCGCAGAAAGGTCAACATAAACCACTGTCCAGAGTTCTCTGTATGGGCGGTGCTTTCCAAGAAAAAGAACGCAGGTCATGAAGCCAGTAAACTCGAGCTCTCTTCCCCAGACAAAGTTCTGGTATGGGAGGCTGATCCTCGAACCCAGGAAATGGGCTGGAGATTGGTATTGGAAAGTCAAATTGACCCCTTGGATATCATTGCATCATGTCAGAAAGGTGACACGGAGGAATATCACAGACATCGCTATGCAATAG GACTTCCTGAGGGAGTGAAGGACCTTCCCCCTGGGGTGGCACTACCACTAGAGTCCAATCTTGCCTACATGCAGGGTATCAGCTTTAGCAAGGGCTGTTACATTGGCCAGGAGCTCACAGCTAGGACTCATCACACTGGGGTGGTTCGGAAACGCCTGATGCCAGTACGCTCTTCAATTCCAGTCCAAGGCCTCGAGGAAGGAGCTGTGCTGCAAACGCAGTCGGGCAAGCCAGCTGGGAAGCACCGAGCAGGGGTTGGAGAGCTGGGTCTGAGCCTAATCCGCATGGCTCATGCCAAAGAGGTGTTGACACTCAAATCTTCTGACGACACCACAGTGACACTTGAGGCCTCTGTGCCAGACTGGTGGCCTAAAGATGTGAAAATCAACTGA
- the jmjd4 gene encoding 2-oxoglutarate and iron-dependent oxygenase JMJD4, translating into MDREAYRNCCSLVKIPRQSYEQFWSSHFVDYIDKELSYSKFFKKYLLPNHPCMFSRRFTENWKCRKQWVSEEGKPNFQKLLQEFDEIPVPVANCNAKEYNANPKQVMPFKEFILYWKEYIQYGHSSPKGCLYLKDWHMSRDFPEHNVYTTPVFFSSDWLNEYWDTLEVDDYRFVYMGPKGSWTPFHADVFRSYSWSANICGRKKWLLYPPGQEEFLRDTHGNLPYDVTSAELRDSGLFPHSEKACQPLEIIQEAGEIIFVPSGWHHQVYNLEDTISINHNWLNGCNVDIMWQFLQNELLSVQKEIEEWRNTMESWHQHCQVIMKACSGINYAEFASFLKIIADNRMAFLNACSSGDSSDCPQHLSETLTTLGPYHAAFDLQRVAHIIECLLCNEDFKRLDHSTLQPETMLQQIRDTIQSTRGQHLLYQE; encoded by the exons TTTTGTTGACTACATCGACAAGGAGCTGAGCTATTCTAAGTTTTTCAAGAAATACTTGCTTCCCAATCACCCATGTATGTTTTCAAGAAGGTTTACGGAGAACTGGAAGTGTAGAAAACAGTGGGTGTCTGAGGAGGGGAAGCCTAATTTCCAGAAACTGCTGCAAGAGTTTG ATGAGATTCCTGTTCCTGTTGCAAATTGCAATGCAAAGGAGTACAATGCAAACCCTAAACAAGTTATGCCATTTAAAGAATTTATACTCTACTGGAAGGAATACATCCAGTATGGCCACTCATCACCTAAAGGATGTCTCTATCTTAAAGACTGGCACATGTCAAG GGACTTCCCAGAACATAATGTTTACACCACACCAGTATTCTTTTCTTCTGACTGGCTTAATGAATACTGGGATACACTTGAGGTGGATGACTACCGATTTGTCTACATGGGACCTAAAGGCTCATG GACCCCGTTCCATGCGGATGTGTTTCGCTCCTACAGTTGGTCTGCAAACATCTGTGGCAGGAAGAAATGGCTCCTGTATCCCCCTGGTCAGGAAGAGTTTCTACGAGACACTCACGGCAACCTCCCTTATGATGTAACATCAGCTGAGCTTCGAGACAGTGGCCTTTTTCCACACTCCGAAAAAGCCTGTCAACCTCTTGAAATTATTCAAGAGGCAGGTGAAATAATTTTCGTGCCCAGTGGCTGGCACCACCAAGTTTATAATCTG GAGGACACTATCTCTATTAATCATAACTGGCTGAATGGCTGCAATGTAGACATCATGTGGCAGTTCCTTCAGAATGAGCTTTTGTCCGTTCAAAAAGAGATAGAGGAGTGGAGAAACACAATGGAGTCGTGGCATCAGCACTGCCAG GTCATTATGAAGGCCTGCTCTGGTATTAATTATGCAGAATTTGCCTCATTCCTGAAAATCATTGCTGACAACCGAATGGCTTTCCTGAATGCTTGTTCCTCTGGGGATTCCTCCGATTGCCCACAGCATCTCTCAGAGACCCTCACCACACTTGGACCTTACCATGCTGCCTTTGACCTACAAAGAGTGGCTCACATAATTGAATGCCTACTCTGCAATGAAGACTTTAAGCGGCTCGATCATTCAACTTTGCAGCCAGAAACCATGTTGCAGCAAATTCGGGACACAATACAATCCACAAGGGGGCAGCATCTCCTTTATCAGGAATAA